The Sphingomonas sanxanigenens DSM 19645 = NX02 genome includes a region encoding these proteins:
- the lipB gene encoding lipoyl(octanoyl) transferase LipB produces MDQTDDLDGVEWQQTPGLTDYPFAHDEMEARAQAIREGKAAERVWLLQHPPLYTAGTSADPAELIDRRFPVFSTGRGGRYTYHGPGQRVGYVQLDLQRRGRDVRCFVHGLEAWVIGALDRLGVKAWAVDGRVGIWTEDGGQEAKIGAIGVRVKRWVTLHGFSVNIDPDLAHFGGIVPCGLPDFPVTSLARLGHADAAEAFDAALRAAAPAFLAGLVRQTTLEGHALCG; encoded by the coding sequence ATGGATCAGACAGACGATCTCGATGGCGTCGAATGGCAGCAGACGCCGGGGCTCACCGACTATCCGTTTGCGCATGACGAGATGGAAGCGCGCGCGCAGGCGATCCGCGAGGGCAAGGCGGCGGAACGCGTCTGGCTGCTGCAGCATCCGCCGCTCTACACCGCCGGCACCAGCGCCGATCCCGCCGAACTGATCGACCGGCGTTTCCCGGTGTTCAGCACCGGACGCGGCGGTCGCTATACCTATCACGGCCCGGGGCAGCGCGTCGGCTATGTCCAGCTCGATCTGCAGCGCCGCGGTCGTGACGTGCGCTGCTTCGTCCACGGTCTGGAAGCCTGGGTGATCGGCGCGCTCGACCGGCTTGGCGTGAAGGCCTGGGCGGTCGACGGACGCGTCGGCATCTGGACCGAAGATGGTGGGCAGGAGGCCAAGATCGGTGCGATCGGCGTGCGCGTGAAGCGCTGGGTTACGCTGCACGGCTTCTCGGTAAACATCGATCCGGACCTGGCGCATTTCGGGGGCATCGTGCCCTGCGGATTGCCCGATTTCCCGGTGACGAGCCTTGCCCGCCTGGGACACGCCGATGCTGCGGAGGCCTTCGATGCGGCCCTGCGGGCGGCCGCCCCGGCCTTCCTTGCGGGGCTTGTGCGGCAGACCACCCTTGAGGGGCATGCTCTTTGCGGGTAA
- the glpD gene encoding glycerol-3-phosphate dehydrogenase translates to MDYDILIIGGGINGAAIAREAALLDRKVLLVERDDLASATSSASTKLIHGGLRYLEYYEFGLVREALKERERLLAAAPHLIRPMRFALPHADRLRPWWLVRLGLMLYDRLGGPTSLPRSRGWGEADGAIRAPLKGPAVRGFLYSDAWVDDARLVVLNARDAADNGATILTRTALTGARRIDGGWQATLSDGRNVTARAIVNAAGPWVTEALRLTGANAAAGIRLVKGSHIVVPAQYRGDHAYMLQQPDRRIVFAIPYLDDKLLIGTTDVPVERPEDARIDAGEIDYLLGAANRWFTPQLGREDVLWTYSGVRALYDDGASEARAVTRDYVLELDTAGAPILSVFGGKITTARRLAEDALAKLGPAIGIDAHPVSRARVLPGGYVAAFGDFLGDIRTRYPFLGEARAERMARAYGSLLYDMLGDATDAAALGEDLGGGLGTRELDWLATHEWARTAEDVLWRRTKLGIGAPAETAGRIERYLAERDAIAAQP, encoded by the coding sequence ATGGACTATGACATCCTCATCATCGGCGGCGGGATCAACGGCGCCGCCATCGCGCGCGAGGCGGCGCTGCTCGATCGGAAGGTGCTGCTGGTGGAGCGCGACGATCTCGCCTCCGCCACCTCCTCCGCCTCGACCAAGCTGATCCATGGCGGGCTGCGCTACCTGGAATATTATGAGTTCGGGCTGGTGCGCGAGGCGCTGAAGGAGCGCGAACGGCTGCTGGCGGCGGCTCCCCACCTGATCCGGCCGATGCGCTTCGCGCTGCCGCATGCGGACAGGCTGCGGCCGTGGTGGCTCGTGCGGCTGGGGCTGATGCTCTACGACCGGCTGGGCGGGCCGACCTCGCTGCCCCGCTCGCGCGGCTGGGGCGAGGCGGATGGCGCGATCCGCGCGCCGCTGAAGGGTCCGGCGGTGCGCGGCTTCCTCTATTCGGACGCCTGGGTCGACGATGCCCGGCTGGTGGTGCTCAACGCCCGCGACGCCGCCGACAATGGCGCGACCATCCTCACCCGCACTGCGCTCACCGGCGCGCGCCGCATCGATGGCGGCTGGCAGGCCACGCTGTCGGACGGCCGGAACGTCACCGCGCGCGCGATCGTCAACGCCGCTGGACCGTGGGTGACGGAGGCGCTGCGGCTGACCGGTGCCAACGCCGCCGCGGGCATCCGGCTGGTCAAGGGCAGCCATATCGTCGTGCCGGCGCAGTATCGCGGCGATCATGCCTATATGCTGCAGCAGCCCGACCGCCGCATCGTCTTCGCCATCCCCTATCTCGACGACAAGCTGCTGATCGGCACCACCGACGTGCCCGTCGAGCGCCCCGAGGATGCGCGTATCGACGCGGGCGAGATCGATTATCTGCTGGGCGCCGCCAACCGCTGGTTCACGCCGCAGCTGGGCCGCGAGGACGTGCTGTGGACCTACAGCGGCGTGCGCGCGCTCTACGACGATGGCGCCAGCGAGGCCCGCGCGGTGACGCGCGACTATGTGCTGGAGCTGGATACCGCCGGTGCGCCGATCCTCTCGGTGTTCGGCGGCAAGATCACCACCGCACGCCGGCTTGCCGAGGATGCGCTGGCGAAGCTCGGCCCCGCGATCGGCATCGACGCGCATCCGGTGAGCCGCGCGCGGGTCCTGCCGGGCGGCTATGTCGCGGCGTTCGGCGATTTTCTGGGAGACATCCGCACGCGCTATCCCTTTCTGGGCGAAGCCCGGGCCGAGCGGATGGCACGCGCCTACGGATCGCTGCTCTACGACATGCTCGGCGACGCCACGGACGCGGCGGCGCTGGGCGAGGATCTCGGCGGCGGGCTCGGCACGCGCGAACTCGACTGGCTGGCGACGCACGAATGGGCGCGAACCGCGGAGGACGTGCTCTGGCGCCGGACCAAGCTGGGTATTGGCGCGCCGGCCGAAACCGCCGGGCGGATCGAACGCTATCTGGCCGAACGGGACGCTATCGCTGCGCAGCCTTGA
- the rnr gene encoding ribonuclease R, with protein MPKPPSPGLPSRQQILDFITRSDQPAGKREIARAFALHGHDKIALKALLKDMADEGLIDSAPGRAFHKMGGVPKVTVLRIVDIEGDQPVAVPERWEADGKPPPRIRVVERGKRSALGVGDRILARTEEKGAGWLAHPMKKLARGEELILGVVEEQEGRLWLRAVDKRERRDTQISDVGPARPGDLVLAEKTGRPPRITAKVTEVLGDPFAPRAFSLIAIHKFGIPDRFKEETLEEADDIATQALGAREDLRHLPIVAIDPADARDHDDAVWATADEDPANPGGWRAIVAIADVSFYVRPGSQLDREARKRGNSVYFPDRVVPMLPERLSADVCSLKEGQDRAAMVCHLVIDRAGKILAQRFTRAVIRVAANIAYEDAQARIDAGAGALVEEALKPLWACWRALAAARDKREPLDLDLPERRVVLDETGRIESIAIRERLDAHRLIEDYMIAANVAAAKALEAKKAPVMYRVHEPPSREKLVALKDYLDTFDISFALGQVVRPATFNQLIKRLDANDEATRALVMEQMLRSQTQAYYAPVNAGHFGLALGSYAHFTSPIRRYADLVVHRALVGAYALEPEARATRLSEEDAAAMVRLGETISQAERRAMEAERETIDRYVAAFLATRIGEVLDTRITGVQSFGFFATVAGFGGDGLVPVSTLGAERFRYDEASQTLEGEESGDTYARGQLLPLRLVEANPVSGALRFELPEGVNHMPMRHDRPRKDRRIVGKRGRPANVRHQGRRR; from the coding sequence ATGCCGAAACCCCCTTCGCCGGGCTTGCCCAGCCGCCAGCAAATCCTCGACTTCATCACGCGTTCCGACCAGCCGGCCGGCAAGCGCGAAATCGCGCGTGCCTTCGCGCTGCATGGCCATGACAAGATCGCGCTGAAAGCGCTGCTCAAGGACATGGCGGACGAGGGGCTGATCGACAGCGCTCCCGGCCGCGCCTTCCACAAGATGGGCGGGGTGCCCAAGGTGACGGTGCTGCGCATCGTCGACATCGAGGGCGACCAGCCGGTGGCGGTACCCGAGCGCTGGGAGGCGGACGGCAAGCCGCCGCCGCGGATCCGGGTGGTCGAGCGCGGCAAGCGATCGGCGCTGGGCGTGGGCGATCGCATCCTCGCGCGCACCGAGGAAAAAGGCGCCGGCTGGCTGGCGCATCCGATGAAGAAGCTCGCGCGCGGCGAGGAACTGATCCTCGGCGTCGTCGAGGAGCAGGAAGGGCGGCTGTGGCTCCGCGCGGTCGACAAGCGCGAGCGCCGCGATACCCAGATTTCGGACGTCGGCCCGGCCCGGCCCGGCGACCTCGTGCTCGCCGAGAAGACCGGCCGGCCGCCGCGGATCACCGCCAAGGTCACCGAGGTGCTGGGCGATCCCTTCGCGCCGCGCGCGTTCAGCCTGATCGCGATCCACAAGTTCGGCATTCCCGACCGCTTCAAGGAAGAGACGCTGGAGGAGGCGGACGACATCGCCACCCAGGCGCTCGGCGCGCGCGAGGACCTGCGCCATCTGCCGATCGTCGCGATCGATCCCGCCGATGCGCGCGACCATGACGATGCGGTCTGGGCGACGGCCGATGAGGACCCCGCCAATCCGGGCGGCTGGCGCGCGATCGTCGCGATCGCCGATGTCAGCTTCTATGTGCGGCCGGGATCGCAGCTCGACCGCGAGGCGCGCAAGCGCGGCAACAGCGTCTATTTCCCCGATCGCGTCGTGCCGATGCTGCCGGAACGGCTCTCGGCCGACGTCTGCTCGCTCAAGGAAGGGCAGGATCGCGCGGCGATGGTCTGCCATCTGGTGATCGACCGCGCCGGCAAGATCCTCGCGCAGCGCTTCACCCGCGCGGTGATCCGCGTGGCGGCGAACATCGCCTATGAGGATGCGCAGGCGCGCATCGACGCCGGCGCGGGGGCGCTCGTCGAGGAGGCGCTGAAACCCCTATGGGCGTGCTGGCGCGCACTCGCCGCCGCACGCGACAAGCGCGAGCCGCTGGACCTCGACCTGCCCGAGCGGCGTGTCGTGCTCGACGAGACCGGCCGCATCGAGAGCATCGCGATCCGCGAGCGGCTCGACGCGCACCGGCTGATCGAAGACTATATGATCGCCGCCAACGTCGCCGCCGCCAAGGCGCTGGAGGCGAAGAAGGCGCCGGTGATGTACCGCGTGCACGAACCGCCGAGCCGGGAGAAGCTGGTCGCGCTCAAGGACTATCTCGATACCTTCGACATCAGCTTCGCGCTGGGGCAGGTCGTGCGCCCCGCCACCTTCAACCAGTTGATCAAGCGGCTGGATGCCAATGACGAGGCGACCCGCGCGCTGGTGATGGAACAGATGCTGCGCAGCCAGACACAGGCCTATTATGCGCCGGTCAATGCCGGCCATTTCGGCCTCGCGCTCGGCAGCTATGCCCACTTCACCAGCCCGATCCGCCGCTATGCCGACCTTGTCGTCCACCGAGCGCTGGTCGGTGCCTATGCGCTGGAGCCCGAGGCGCGCGCCACCCGCCTGTCCGAGGAGGATGCCGCCGCGATGGTACGGCTGGGCGAGACGATCAGCCAGGCCGAGCGCCGCGCGATGGAGGCGGAACGCGAGACGATCGACCGCTATGTCGCCGCCTTCCTCGCGACCCGCATCGGCGAGGTGCTCGATACGCGGATCACCGGCGTCCAAAGCTTCGGCTTCTTCGCCACCGTCGCCGGCTTCGGCGGGGACGGGCTGGTGCCGGTCTCGACGCTGGGCGCCGAACGCTTCCGCTACGACGAGGCGAGCCAGACGCTGGAAGGCGAGGAATCGGGCGACACCTATGCGCGGGGCCAGTTGCTGCCGCTGCGCCTGGTGGAGGCCAATCCGGTCAGCGGCGCGCTGCGCTTCGAACTGCCCGAGGGCGTCAACCACATGCCGATGCGCCATGATCGTCCGCGCAAGGACCGGCGCATCGTCGGCAAGCGCGGCCGCCCGGCGAATGTCCGCCATCAGGGCCGGCGGCGCTGA
- a CDS encoding saccharopine dehydrogenase family protein — translation MRTHDLVIHGASGFTGRLVAEYLAETADPSLRWALSGRDLDKLAVVRDAIGASATMPLIRADADDPESLAALAGSTRLVLTTVGPYQLYGSGLVAACAAAGTDYVDLCGEPAWMRAMIDAHGAAAKASGARILFSCGFDSIPFDLGVLMLQQAAERRFGQPAQRVKGRVARMKGGASGGTLASMRATMAAAAKSLDVLRLMKDPFALTPGFAGPHQPSGMLPEYDMDAGVWAVPFVMATINTKNVHRTNALLGHPWGTDFAYDEMLYTTLGEAAKATAEAIAKANPFGDSQLKPGEGPGKAEREAGFYEVRFLGRTAAGDGLRLTVTGDRDPGYGSTSRMIAETALCLLTDRPDAAPGIATPGAALGAVLAERLQARAGLRFLEE, via the coding sequence ATGCGGACGCACGATCTGGTGATTCATGGCGCAAGCGGCTTCACCGGCCGCCTGGTCGCCGAATATCTTGCCGAAACCGCCGATCCCTCGCTGCGCTGGGCGCTGTCGGGCCGCGATCTCGACAAGCTGGCGGTGGTGCGCGATGCGATCGGCGCCTCCGCGACGATGCCGCTGATCCGGGCCGATGCGGACGATCCGGAATCGCTGGCCGCGCTTGCCGGCTCGACGCGGTTGGTGCTCACCACGGTCGGCCCCTACCAGCTCTATGGATCGGGGCTGGTCGCCGCCTGCGCCGCGGCGGGCACCGACTATGTCGACCTGTGCGGCGAGCCGGCCTGGATGCGCGCGATGATCGACGCGCATGGCGCCGCGGCCAAGGCGAGCGGCGCGCGCATCCTATTCTCCTGCGGCTTCGATTCGATCCCGTTCGACCTGGGCGTGCTGATGTTGCAGCAGGCGGCGGAGCGGCGCTTCGGCCAGCCCGCGCAGCGGGTGAAGGGGCGCGTCGCCAGGATGAAGGGCGGCGCCTCGGGCGGCACCCTCGCCAGCATGCGCGCGACGATGGCCGCGGCGGCCAAAAGCCTCGACGTGCTCAGGCTGATGAAGGATCCGTTCGCGCTGACGCCGGGTTTCGCAGGACCGCACCAGCCCAGCGGCATGCTGCCCGAATATGATATGGATGCGGGCGTGTGGGCGGTGCCGTTCGTCATGGCGACGATCAACACCAAGAATGTCCACCGCACCAACGCGCTGCTCGGCCACCCCTGGGGCACCGACTTCGCCTATGACGAGATGCTCTACACGACGCTGGGTGAGGCCGCGAAGGCCACGGCGGAGGCGATCGCCAAGGCCAATCCGTTCGGCGACAGCCAGTTGAAGCCGGGCGAAGGCCCCGGCAAGGCCGAGCGCGAGGCAGGCTTCTACGAGGTGCGTTTCCTCGGCAGGACCGCCGCCGGGGACGGGCTGCGGCTGACGGTGACGGGCGATCGCGACCCGGGCTACGGATCGACCAGCCGCATGATCGCGGAGACCGCGCTCTGCCTGCTCACCGACCGGCCGGACGCGGCTCCGGGGATCGCGACGCCCGGCGCGGCGCTGGGCGCGGTGCTTGCCGAGCGGTTGCAGGCGCGTGCCGGGCTGCGGTTCCTGGAAGAGTGA
- a CDS encoding tetratricopeptide repeat protein, producing the protein MKKVLFSILVAAPLMAGCATTAERQAAADPYGYKAISAGDLDLAEARLKREAAVFPTEPSVLLNLAFVYAETGRATEAATLYRKALKADNVLMSVPGSDRPGWSHDIAKMGLNRGAVFAVR; encoded by the coding sequence ATGAAGAAAGTCCTGTTCTCGATCCTTGTCGCAGCGCCGCTGATGGCCGGCTGCGCAACGACAGCCGAACGCCAGGCAGCGGCGGATCCCTATGGTTACAAGGCGATCAGCGCTGGCGATCTCGATCTTGCCGAAGCGCGTCTGAAGCGTGAGGCGGCGGTGTTTCCGACGGAACCGTCGGTGCTGCTCAACCTGGCCTTCGTCTATGCCGAAACCGGCCGCGCCACCGAGGCCGCGACGCTGTATCGCAAGGCGCTGAAGGCAGACAATGTGCTGATGAGCGTGCCTGGTTCGGATCGGCCCGGCTGGTCGCACGACATCGCCAAAATGGGGCTCAACCGCGGCGCGGTGTTCGCGGTCCGCTGA